The Rhodopseudomonas palustris genome window below encodes:
- a CDS encoding Hpt domain-containing protein gives MASSQAQVAQDAEFTRRLAKIRARFISKLDDTIRSIDDASKSMSCDLKDSAAVVARAYRQIHDVCGIASTVGLIAAGLSARALDSLLVDPFRAQRGLTDDELTQLKDGLTALRSAALADISHETVQE, from the coding sequence ATGGCAAGCTCGCAAGCACAAGTCGCCCAGGATGCGGAGTTCACGCGGCGACTAGCCAAGATCCGCGCCCGTTTCATTTCGAAACTCGACGACACGATCAGATCCATCGACGACGCCTCCAAATCGATGTCGTGCGATCTGAAGGATTCGGCGGCCGTCGTCGCGCGGGCCTACCGACAAATTCACGATGTGTGCGGCATCGCATCGACCGTCGGCCTGATCGCGGCCGGATTGTCGGCGCGCGCGCTCGACAGCCTTCTGGTCGATCCGTTTCGCGCGCAGCGCGGGCTGACCGATGACGAACTCACGCAGTTGAAGGATGGCCTCACTGCGCTCCGGAGCGCCGCGCTCGCCGACATTTCACATGAGACAGTTCAGGAGTGA
- a CDS encoding cellulose biosynthesis cyclic di-GMP-binding regulatory protein BcsB, with protein sequence MIRSSVRILLAAGLTATVLSSARSEPKPVLANRPTAARAQPLPRNLVAVVPEVRETPADPQLLKSVSVGVLFANVGYPNGFRFSNLGGRREIYIPVPQGIELSLSALNLVFDDVSAHDARRSLEVLVNDRSVSAVALDGKSSARTVHVPLLGAVARDGFLKLSFLYSGAATQDRCIDVRYVGDSLTMRPESAVEFELGVSGAPSITATAALMPQNVAILLSSPRPPPVDVAAALTLARSLSANGRQISFYHGVENLPPLVKPDDRRQWIRGLIVVGGLDRMVGHIDAPLPTLASATATAPIENTLAAGRIGAIPMLMLTDAASARAGRLIGNPSLAALRDTPSASVGHVTSPNGPTERVSFDELGLVPAKAEVFGRADLAVTITNRMLAGGTRPSRILLDVMVAPDGAGEKAVVSAFVNERLISSSVASIGEPTRLDLSLPEGLVGAVANIRVVVQRRSAQGDCRFEPQGYPAEILGSSSVILSPTGAAAQDFSDLSTFWANGVEVLVPSTTAVKPLSVLPMLADVLNGLSRESAPIAVRYVDAGAAPAPTASFIAVSNLAPVGAEQRVSFDRGRVAIVDRSGRTRLDVGGFTTGAVAQIVTAGEFPGLWIKPLGADSALPVAPAVDLDRGDVAFLDKTGVALAMSTERDTLLRVSYPDQRSWLNSFSRFRSWIIGGIWVLVTLGLLFILQRVYRRRALAADK encoded by the coding sequence TTGATACGATCCTCTGTACGCATTCTGCTCGCCGCGGGTCTGACCGCGACCGTCCTCTCCTCGGCGAGATCCGAGCCGAAGCCCGTCCTCGCCAATCGTCCGACGGCGGCGCGCGCGCAACCGCTGCCCCGCAATTTGGTGGCGGTCGTGCCCGAGGTGCGCGAAACGCCCGCCGATCCGCAATTGCTGAAGTCGGTTTCGGTCGGAGTGCTGTTCGCCAATGTCGGCTATCCAAACGGCTTCCGGTTTTCCAATCTCGGCGGCCGCCGCGAGATCTACATTCCGGTGCCGCAAGGCATCGAACTGAGTCTCTCTGCCCTGAACCTGGTCTTCGACGACGTCAGCGCCCATGACGCGCGCCGCAGCCTCGAAGTTCTGGTCAACGATCGATCGGTGTCGGCCGTCGCGCTCGACGGCAAGAGCAGTGCCCGTACCGTCCATGTGCCGCTGCTCGGCGCGGTGGCGCGCGACGGCTTTCTCAAGTTGTCGTTTCTGTATTCCGGCGCCGCAACGCAGGATCGTTGCATCGACGTTCGTTATGTCGGCGACAGCCTGACGATGCGACCGGAATCCGCGGTGGAGTTCGAGCTCGGCGTGAGCGGTGCGCCGAGTATCACCGCGACCGCGGCGCTGATGCCACAGAATGTCGCCATCCTGCTGTCGAGCCCGCGCCCGCCGCCGGTGGATGTCGCGGCCGCGTTGACGCTGGCGCGGTCGCTCAGCGCCAACGGCCGGCAGATCAGCTTCTATCACGGCGTCGAAAACCTGCCGCCGCTGGTGAAGCCCGACGACCGTCGTCAATGGATACGCGGCCTGATCGTCGTGGGCGGCCTCGATCGCATGGTCGGACACATAGATGCACCACTACCGACCTTGGCCAGCGCTACCGCAACGGCCCCGATCGAAAATACGCTCGCCGCCGGCAGGATCGGCGCCATTCCGATGCTGATGCTGACCGACGCCGCTTCCGCGCGCGCCGGCCGCTTGATCGGAAATCCCTCTCTCGCGGCGTTGCGTGACACGCCGTCCGCCTCGGTCGGGCACGTCACGTCGCCGAACGGCCCGACCGAACGCGTCAGTTTCGATGAACTCGGCCTGGTGCCGGCGAAGGCGGAAGTGTTCGGCCGTGCCGATCTCGCCGTCACCATCACCAACCGCATGCTGGCGGGCGGCACAAGGCCATCCCGGATTCTGCTCGATGTGATGGTTGCGCCGGACGGCGCCGGCGAAAAGGCCGTCGTGAGCGCGTTCGTCAATGAGCGACTGATCTCGAGTTCGGTCGCTTCGATCGGCGAGCCGACTCGGCTCGATTTGTCGCTACCCGAGGGCCTGGTCGGCGCGGTCGCGAACATTCGCGTGGTGGTCCAGCGTCGAAGCGCGCAGGGCGACTGCAGGTTCGAACCGCAAGGCTATCCGGCGGAAATCCTCGGCTCGAGTTCGGTGATCCTCTCGCCGACCGGCGCCGCCGCCCAGGACTTTTCCGACCTGTCGACGTTCTGGGCAAACGGCGTCGAAGTGCTGGTGCCCTCCACGACGGCGGTGAAGCCGCTCTCCGTTCTGCCTATGCTGGCGGATGTTCTGAACGGGCTGTCGCGCGAATCCGCGCCGATCGCCGTGCGATATGTCGACGCTGGCGCTGCACCGGCGCCGACGGCGTCCTTTATCGCGGTCAGCAATCTGGCGCCGGTCGGCGCCGAGCAACGGGTCAGCTTCGATCGCGGCAGGGTGGCGATCGTCGATCGCTCCGGCCGAACGCGACTCGATGTCGGCGGATTCACCACCGGCGCAGTGGCCCAGATCGTGACCGCAGGGGAGTTTCCGGGACTCTGGATCAAGCCCCTCGGCGCCGACAGCGCGCTTCCCGTCGCGCCAGCCGTCGACCTCGATCGCGGCGATGTGGCGTTTCTCGACAAAACCGGCGTCGCCTTGGCGATGTCGACGGAGCGCGACACCTTGCTGCGGGTGTCCTATCCCGATCAGCGATCCTGGCTGAATTCGTTCTCGCGCTTCCGGTCCTGGATCATCGGCGGGATCTGGGTTCTCGTCACGCTGGGCCTGTTGTTCATTCTGCAAAGAGTGTATCGGCGCCGCGCCCTCGCCGCGGACAAGTGA
- a CDS encoding monovalent cation/H(+) antiporter subunit G, whose translation MSWGLDMGSAVDAATIALLAAGIVFFVAGTVGLLRFPDVHSRLHALTKADNLGLGFITVALLLQAPDAWKAVKMLFVWLLTMLAAATVAQLFARSALVARPPQDRRP comes from the coding sequence ATGAGTTGGGGTCTCGACATGGGGTCGGCTGTCGATGCCGCGACCATCGCCCTGCTCGCCGCCGGCATCGTGTTCTTCGTCGCCGGCACGGTGGGCCTGCTGCGCTTTCCGGATGTTCACAGCCGGCTGCACGCCCTGACCAAGGCCGACAATCTGGGCCTCGGCTTCATCACGGTGGCCCTCCTGCTGCAGGCGCCCGATGCATGGAAGGCGGTGAAGATGCTCTTCGTCTGGCTGCTGACGATGCTCGCAGCCGCCACCGTCGCACAGCTCTTCGCCCGCTCCGCCCTGGTCGCGCGCCCGCCGCAGGATCGTCGGCCGTGA
- a CDS encoding DUF502 domain-containing protein — translation MFESIRRNILTGLLTIVPLWITVFVIGFVLGQITHLGRPLVLGLSRGIQPYAPDAADLLTSDWFQSLLAVVVGGGLLFAVGAATNVVVGCRYIRMLDRLIKRVPLVKTIYGASRTLIDTVQRGPQGGNGQRVVLIPFPNPDMRTVGFVTAVFEAIDTGEELAAVYVPTAPNPTSGYVEIVPTKLLVWLDWSANDAMAFIVSAGTMTPGGIRMNPDAAAIPTEDTAANDPVVEPAVPR, via the coding sequence ATGTTTGAGAGTATTCGTCGCAACATTCTCACCGGCTTGCTGACGATTGTGCCCCTCTGGATTACGGTGTTCGTAATTGGGTTCGTCCTGGGGCAAATCACCCACCTGGGACGTCCGCTGGTGCTCGGACTATCACGCGGTATTCAGCCCTACGCGCCCGATGCCGCCGACCTTCTCACGAGCGATTGGTTTCAGTCGCTGCTCGCGGTCGTCGTCGGCGGCGGATTGCTGTTTGCTGTTGGTGCGGCGACGAACGTCGTGGTCGGGTGCCGCTACATCCGGATGCTTGACCGCCTGATCAAGCGGGTGCCGCTGGTCAAGACGATCTACGGGGCGTCCCGCACGCTGATCGACACCGTACAACGGGGCCCACAGGGAGGAAACGGCCAACGGGTCGTGCTCATTCCATTTCCGAACCCGGATATGCGGACTGTCGGTTTTGTCACGGCTGTGTTCGAGGCGATCGATACTGGCGAAGAGCTCGCAGCAGTCTATGTACCGACCGCGCCTAATCCGACATCTGGCTATGTCGAGATCGTTCCGACCAAGCTATTGGTGTGGCTCGACTGGAGCGCCAACGATGCGATGGCCTTCATCGTCTCGGCCGGCACGATGACGCCGGGCGGAATCCGGATGAATCCCGATGCTGCCGCGATCCCGACAGAGGACACGGCAGCCAACGACCCGGTCGTGGAGCCCGCAGTGCCTCGCTGA
- a CDS encoding monovalent cation/H+ antiporter complex subunit F: MTDLLFMTAAALLLTVAASLVRVLRGPTRPDRMMGAQLAATAGVAILLLLSVAAGSPAILDVALVLALLAAFAAVAFVKAASPDGAGDPEEETP; the protein is encoded by the coding sequence GTGACCGATCTGCTGTTCATGACGGCCGCCGCGCTGTTGCTGACCGTTGCGGCGAGCCTGGTACGGGTGCTGCGCGGACCCACCCGGCCCGACCGCATGATGGGTGCCCAACTCGCCGCCACGGCGGGCGTAGCGATCCTGCTGCTGTTGTCGGTAGCCGCCGGCAGCCCTGCGATCCTCGATGTCGCGCTGGTCCTGGCGCTGCTCGCCGCTTTCGCGGCGGTAGCCTTCGTCAAAGCGGCCAGTCCCGACGGCGCCGGCGATCCCGAGGAGGAAACCCCATGA
- a CDS encoding complex I subunit 5 family protein — MPAIFADLVAPAVPWAAISVVLPLAAALIAALLGRHAHRLAIPTALAGLAVAALATTQVARHGVIEIAVGGWKPPLGIALRLDGLGCAFLLVIALVSAGVMLFARAGFGAAPDGSETRRGYVFWPLLFCTIGGLAAIAVSGDLFNLYVGLELLTVTAVALVGLDGKPAALAAAIRYLLFALLGSLLYLLGTAILYLVHGTLDIRLLAGAASTDGATLTAVALMTAGLMAKAALFPLHGWLPPAHASAPAPASALLSALVVKGPFIIMLRLWFEIAPAIATPFVAQGLGALGAAGILIGSLLALRQHRLKLVIAYSTVAQLGYLLLVFPLAGGSGEQQPWTAGAWTGIIFHAMSHALAKSAMFLAAGAMVEAIGDDQIERLDGIGQHLPIATFAFGLAAVSLMGLPPSGGFTGKYLLLSAAFASGQWWWAVVMIGGGLLAAGYLFRPLSHLLAERHQPGDLVVVARSRQTIALGLAALSILLGLLSLGPYQLLQIGRPGAAAEGLS; from the coding sequence ATGCCCGCGATCTTCGCTGACCTCGTTGCACCGGCGGTGCCGTGGGCCGCGATCAGCGTCGTGTTGCCGCTCGCGGCGGCGCTGATCGCCGCCCTCCTCGGCCGCCACGCCCACCGCCTCGCCATCCCGACGGCGCTCGCCGGGCTTGCCGTCGCAGCACTCGCTACCACGCAGGTCGCCCGCCATGGCGTGATCGAGATCGCGGTCGGCGGCTGGAAGCCGCCGCTCGGCATCGCGCTCCGGCTCGACGGCCTCGGCTGCGCGTTCCTGCTGGTGATCGCACTGGTCAGCGCAGGTGTAATGCTGTTTGCCCGCGCCGGCTTCGGCGCCGCGCCGGACGGCAGCGAGACCCGGCGCGGCTACGTGTTCTGGCCGCTGCTGTTCTGCACGATCGGCGGGCTTGCCGCGATCGCGGTATCGGGCGATCTGTTCAATCTCTATGTCGGGCTGGAACTGCTGACCGTGACGGCGGTGGCGCTGGTCGGGCTCGACGGCAAGCCGGCGGCGCTCGCGGCGGCGATCCGCTACCTGCTATTCGCCCTGCTCGGCTCACTGCTCTATCTGCTGGGGACGGCGATCCTCTATCTGGTCCACGGCACGCTCGATATCCGCCTCCTCGCCGGAGCCGCCAGCACGGACGGCGCAACGCTCACCGCCGTCGCGCTGATGACGGCGGGGCTGATGGCGAAGGCCGCGCTATTCCCGTTGCACGGCTGGCTGCCGCCCGCGCATGCCTCGGCGCCGGCGCCGGCAAGCGCGTTGCTGTCGGCGCTGGTCGTCAAGGGGCCTTTCATCATCATGCTGCGGCTGTGGTTCGAAATCGCTCCGGCGATCGCAACTCCGTTCGTAGCGCAAGGGCTTGGCGCGCTCGGTGCCGCCGGGATTTTGATCGGATCGCTGCTCGCGCTGCGCCAGCACCGCCTCAAACTGGTGATCGCCTATTCGACGGTGGCGCAGCTCGGTTATCTGCTGCTGGTATTTCCGCTCGCCGGCGGGTCCGGGGAACAACAGCCTTGGACCGCCGGCGCCTGGACCGGCATCATCTTCCACGCGATGTCGCACGCGCTCGCCAAAAGCGCGATGTTCCTCGCCGCCGGCGCCATGGTCGAGGCGATCGGCGACGACCAGATCGAGCGGCTCGACGGCATCGGCCAGCACCTGCCGATCGCGACCTTCGCGTTCGGACTGGCTGCAGTGTCGCTGATGGGCCTGCCGCCGAGCGGCGGCTTCACCGGAAAATACCTGCTACTCAGCGCCGCCTTTGCCAGCGGACAATGGTGGTGGGCCGTGGTGATGATCGGTGGCGGCCTGCTGGCCGCCGGCTATCTGTTTCGTCCGCTGAGCCACCTGCTCGCCGAACGACACCAGCCGGGCGATCTCGTCGTGGTCGCCCGCTCCCGCCAGACGATCGCGCTCGGCCTTGCGGCGTTGTCGATCCTGCTCGGACTCCTCTCGCTCGGGCCCTATCAGTTGCTGCAGATCGGCCGTCCAGGCGCCGCCGCGGAGGGGCTGTCATGA
- a CDS encoding complex I subunit 5 family protein, whose translation MSALLPILTLATSLLAAGVIFMLPETSKTTRTAVNLVAALGKLGLATVMIIGVAEGKTYEATLTLLPGLQLILRVDALALLFLALSAFLWLLTTIYAISYLGDGPNLSRFFGFFSLCVAATTGVALSGSLITFFVFYELLTLSTWPLVVHKGDGASLAAGRRYLIYTMSGSAVLLAGILLLEGGLGPIEFARHGSLAAGDPGVLTGAFVLMVAGLGVKAALVPLHGWLPSAMVAPAPVSALLHAVAVVKAGAFGIIRVVYDVYGVALVNELGVGLPLAIVASVTIVYGSLRALQQHDIKRRLAYSTVSQVAYIVLGTGLFGPYATIGGVVHLVHQGLMKITLFFCAGALAERIGATRIEHLDGAGRRMPLTMAAFSVAALGMIGVPPLAGFVSKWYLGIGGLQAGQHWVLAVLAVSSLLNAAYFLPLLHRAWFVAPPADARPAVASREGPAWLIGPGLVTAAAVVAAGVFAGMPFSPLGWSTLIVTRNYAP comes from the coding sequence ATGAGCGCACTGTTGCCGATACTGACGCTCGCCACCTCGCTGCTCGCCGCCGGCGTCATCTTCATGCTGCCGGAGACCAGCAAGACCACCCGCACCGCCGTCAATCTGGTGGCGGCACTCGGCAAGCTAGGCCTCGCCACGGTCATGATCATCGGCGTCGCCGAAGGCAAAACCTACGAGGCGACGCTCACATTGCTGCCCGGGCTGCAGCTGATCCTCCGGGTCGACGCACTCGCGCTGCTGTTCCTGGCGCTGTCCGCTTTCCTTTGGCTGCTGACCACGATCTACGCCATCAGCTATCTCGGCGACGGGCCGAATCTGTCGCGCTTCTTCGGCTTCTTCAGCCTGTGCGTCGCCGCCACCACCGGCGTGGCGCTGTCCGGCTCGCTGATCACCTTCTTCGTGTTCTACGAATTGCTGACGCTGTCGACCTGGCCGCTGGTGGTCCACAAGGGCGACGGCGCCTCGCTCGCGGCCGGGCGCCGCTATCTGATCTACACGATGAGCGGCAGTGCAGTGCTGCTCGCCGGCATCCTGTTGCTCGAGGGCGGACTTGGGCCGATCGAATTCGCGCGCCACGGCAGCCTCGCCGCCGGCGATCCGGGCGTGCTGACCGGCGCCTTCGTGCTGATGGTGGCCGGGCTCGGCGTCAAGGCCGCGCTGGTGCCGCTGCATGGCTGGCTGCCGAGCGCCATGGTAGCGCCGGCGCCGGTCAGCGCGCTGCTGCATGCGGTCGCGGTGGTGAAGGCCGGCGCCTTCGGCATCATCCGTGTGGTGTACGACGTCTACGGCGTCGCGCTGGTGAACGAACTCGGCGTCGGACTGCCGCTCGCGATCGTCGCTTCGGTGACCATCGTCTACGGCTCGCTGCGCGCGCTGCAGCAGCACGACATCAAACGCCGGCTCGCCTACTCGACGGTAAGCCAGGTCGCCTACATCGTGCTCGGCACCGGATTGTTCGGTCCCTACGCGACCATCGGCGGCGTGGTCCATCTCGTCCACCAGGGGCTGATGAAGATCACGCTGTTCTTCTGCGCCGGCGCGCTCGCCGAGCGGATCGGCGCGACTCGCATCGAGCATCTCGACGGCGCCGGGCGGCGCATGCCGCTCACCATGGCGGCGTTCAGCGTGGCGGCGCTCGGCATGATCGGCGTGCCGCCGCTCGCCGGCTTCGTCAGCAAATGGTATCTCGGCATCGGCGGCCTGCAGGCAGGCCAGCACTGGGTGCTGGCGGTGCTCGCCGTCTCCAGCCTGCTCAACGCCGCTTATTTCCTGCCGCTGCTGCACCGCGCCTGGTTCGTAGCGCCGCCCGCCGATGCGCGGCCGGCGGTCGCCTCCCGGGAAGGTCCGGCCTGGCTGATCGGCCCCGGCCTGGTGACCGCGGCGGCGGTGGTGGCAGCCGGCGTGTTCGCTGGAATGCCGTTCAGCCCGCTCGGCTGGTCGACGCTCATCGTCACGCGGAACTACGCCCCATGA
- a CDS encoding Na+/H+ antiporter subunit E, with protein sequence MVTDMIALRGNLMIALKRFVLLGALWVALTSNDPAAWPVGLLTVAAATMLSLRLLPPAAHRVRLITLVGLVPGFLAGSLRGGIDVARRAFDPRMPLSPGWLAYLVRLPSGAPRAALGGELSLMPGTLAAGEDGRAIYVHCLDLDQPHDEAIAAEERRIGAGLGLPLDDRRRPPS encoded by the coding sequence ATGGTGACTGACATGATCGCTCTCAGGGGCAATCTCATGATTGCCCTCAAACGCTTCGTGCTCCTGGGTGCACTCTGGGTGGCGCTCACCTCGAACGATCCGGCGGCGTGGCCGGTCGGGTTGCTGACCGTGGCAGCGGCAACGATGCTGAGCCTGCGCCTGTTGCCGCCGGCGGCACACCGGGTCCGGCTCATAACGCTGGTCGGTCTTGTCCCAGGATTCCTGGCCGGATCGCTGCGTGGCGGCATCGACGTGGCGCGCCGCGCATTCGATCCGCGCATGCCGCTCTCGCCCGGTTGGCTCGCGTACTTGGTACGGCTGCCTTCTGGCGCGCCGCGCGCGGCGCTCGGCGGCGAACTCAGCCTGATGCCCGGGACACTCGCAGCCGGCGAAGACGGGCGTGCGATCTACGTGCATTGCCTCGACCTCGACCAGCCGCATGACGAGGCGATCGCCGCTGAGGAGCGTCGGATCGGTGCCGGCCTCGGCCTCCCGCTGGACGACCGGCGGAGGCCGCCTTCGTGA
- a CDS encoding NAD(P)-dependent oxidoreductase gives MVALILSLNRKIHRAYARVREANFALEGLLGFDLKGRSIGIVGTGNIGQCVAGIMAGFGCRVLGFDPQHNPAFEAHGGCYLGLEELLSKSDVITFIARRLRLLIT, from the coding sequence ATGGTCGCGCTGATCCTTTCCCTCAACCGAAAGATCCATCGCGCCTACGCGCGGGTGCGCGAAGCCAATTTCGCTCTGGAAGGATTGCTCGGGTTCGATCTCAAAGGACGGAGCATCGGAATCGTCGGGACCGGAAATATCGGTCAGTGCGTCGCCGGCATCATGGCGGGATTCGGTTGTCGCGTGCTGGGTTTTGATCCTCAACACAATCCCGCCTTCGAGGCGCACGGAGGATGCTATTTGGGCTTGGAGGAGTTGCTGTCGAAGTCCGACGTCATCACATTCATTGCCCGCCGACTCCGACTACTCATCACATGA
- a CDS encoding hydrogenase subunit MbhD domain-containing protein, whose translation MTAPLAFDLVLCLLLIGVGLAAVLARDLFAAIVLFIVYGLFVAIGWVRLDAVDVALAEAAIGAGLSGVLLLRAAGLLGQRSEAPAQPPHKRHFGSALPCAAIAAVLALLSLLLPDTIAGLRGPVGENLAATGVGNSVTAVLLDFRGYDTLLETVVLFAALVGVWSLTPDQLWGGRPGLKEHARIDGVLTSFGRLLPPVGLMIGVYLVWIGADAPGGAFQAGTVLASVWMLAIMAGLVDAPPVSRLRLRLAVAVGPLLFLAVASAGLFTGGFLVIPAAQAKTIILAIEAALTLSIAVTLALLVMGRPRRPA comes from the coding sequence GTGACGGCGCCGCTCGCCTTCGACCTCGTACTATGCCTCCTCCTCATCGGTGTCGGGCTCGCCGCCGTGCTGGCGCGCGACCTGTTCGCCGCCATCGTGCTGTTCATTGTCTACGGCCTGTTTGTTGCGATCGGCTGGGTGCGGCTCGACGCCGTCGACGTCGCGCTTGCCGAGGCCGCCATCGGCGCAGGCTTGAGCGGCGTGCTGCTGCTGCGGGCGGCCGGGCTTCTCGGGCAGCGCAGCGAAGCCCCGGCGCAACCACCCCACAAGCGCCATTTCGGTTCTGCGCTTCCCTGTGCTGCCATCGCCGCCGTGCTCGCCCTGCTGTCGCTGTTGCTGCCGGACACGATCGCCGGGCTGCGCGGACCGGTCGGCGAAAATCTGGCCGCGACCGGCGTTGGCAATTCGGTGACGGCCGTTCTGCTCGACTTCCGCGGCTACGACACCCTGCTCGAAACCGTCGTGCTGTTCGCGGCGCTGGTTGGCGTGTGGTCGCTGACCCCCGATCAGCTCTGGGGCGGGCGCCCCGGCTTGAAGGAGCACGCTCGGATCGACGGCGTCCTTACCTCGTTTGGCCGGCTGTTGCCGCCTGTCGGCCTGATGATCGGCGTGTATCTGGTCTGGATCGGGGCCGATGCGCCGGGCGGCGCGTTCCAGGCCGGCACCGTGCTGGCTTCGGTGTGGATGCTCGCCATCATGGCGGGGCTGGTCGACGCGCCGCCCGTATCGCGGCTGCGGCTGCGACTCGCCGTCGCGGTCGGGCCGCTGCTGTTCCTCGCGGTCGCTAGCGCCGGCCTGTTCACCGGCGGCTTCCTGGTGATCCCGGCGGCGCAGGCCAAAACCATCATTCTCGCGATCGAGGCGGCGCTGACGCTGTCGATCGCGGTCACGCTGGCGCTACTGGTGATGGGACGCCCGAGGCGCCCCGCATGA
- a CDS encoding cation:proton antiporter subunit C, which translates to MTAPVLYGLCGAALVGIGLYGLVAGADLLRRILGFNVVGSGVFLYFGSLAARHPTLAVDPVPQAMIITGIVVALAGTALAVAIAIRLHDETATTRPPGNAENRDARDLR; encoded by the coding sequence ATGACGGCGCCGGTGCTCTATGGCCTGTGCGGTGCTGCATTGGTGGGCATCGGCCTGTACGGCCTTGTCGCCGGCGCCGACCTGCTCCGCCGCATCCTCGGCTTCAACGTGGTCGGCAGCGGGGTCTTCCTTTATTTCGGCAGCCTCGCGGCGCGTCATCCGACGCTTGCCGTCGATCCGGTGCCGCAAGCGATGATCATCACCGGCATCGTCGTTGCCCTCGCCGGCACGGCGCTCGCTGTTGCCATTGCGATCCGGCTCCACGATGAGACGGCAACGACGCGCCCGCCGGGCAATGCGGAGAACCGCGATGCCCGCGATCTTCGCTGA